The following proteins are co-located in the Flammeovirga kamogawensis genome:
- a CDS encoding glycosyl hydrolase family 18 protein — MNNIRKKFLIGLSAWLMYMMPAIGVFGQIDTGSPYSIADHEKQVIGYVPNWDSWKGADFNIPKGALNHYNIDYSQYTILNFSFFGVAVDGSMHSGDLRNKQIYQDGQIQQPTDLLHPDKYSSHDQAMVLGIPQEFWGWDDVLSELGYEPNPGGGYLGWVKTATGETGNWPLTEYPTPGMVAIAHQYGIKVMASIGGWSMCKHFPEMAADPVKKARFIQDCVTLVEDYGFDGIDIDWEYPGPFAGMNFIGTEDDYHNYTLLMQDIREAIGPDRLITAAFSASPTKLENLEWSELNKVMDYYNMMTYDFHGGWSGIAGHNSPLYPYEGEEWGEFSWDQTFTYMRDQLGIDTEKINMGMAFYGRGVVVDGTPGVNAPTIKKDITFSVDGPVSSAADMNHWGATEGSPYYFQVKEAIANGGWTKHWDDQAKVPYLTKTESGVSYFTSYDDEESIKLKSEYITDNNIGGVIIWQMFTDWNVGPETSKIGTYPICPDTKPELVHVVNKVFAENAGPVNPAPVITITAETTIEQTELSAISFSFTASDDTGISTVEATANGEVVTLTSSEGIYMGSFVPTAFGEQMISVTAIDDQGKSATKTAKVVVVDPSVPNVAPTISITAPADASEVVQASLSAIEITTEAADEDGSIASVTISVDGQSFDTATASWTPSAFGEYTITAIVTDNEGETATATATVTITEETTTGGGCTAEEYAGYPSIYNSGDEVSFEGVLYEAQVNNLYNVTPGSAEHWWKTLGPCEVGPIAPQVSFVTPTAETIQTTSFPVSVSVVANATDEDGSVSTIEYAVNGTSITEGNYDITALGEYNFTVIATDNDGQTATDQVKVTVVAPQPVAPTVSFATLKDESVMVETLPYTLDLTSNSADEDGSIVSVEITVNGEAVSETTYDATTYGEYTIVATVTDNDGQTGTVQATVNITEPQPIAPIVSLTTPVAGSVEVETLPYYISLSSTSSDEDGDITSVVYTVNGVEVAEGDYSATTYGSYVVEVTATDNDGLTASAQATVVLTEPVDVVDCPHPTWNAADIYTGGNQVVHEGKIYRAKWWTQGNNPNGGDPWEDTGDVCGNGGLGDIVPAITFLHPSGDTYTALTTIDIEVEATDENGVVSNVTLEVDGVTVNGNSTSFTPVSFGTYVITASAIDDQNNTTIATKTVEFTSSAVTDVNADGTINITGPFAPAPTGAQRIIGYVPTWKGSPGDLDYSKVTHVNVSFLVYDTKVGGSYTDADFASGEYTAESLHVLDSLLPIIVTKAHSQGATVSIAVGGAEDYGFLKLMEVYQTNPASISAAADKLLAYVDQYNLDGIDLDMECWWADPAIPGTSEQGGRKRGTDKWNENVDQGAHPASYGLTLLAKKLRAKRPSLLLSSAVFATPWYGNNYDANMVDYLDWLGLMTYDFTGSWNDSPVGPHSSLYDVDQSKYTKASADNPIYSVETSLNYWSGDWATWQGSGHGVHESKLAIGVPFYGYDLSQTKAEAGQGANGFYFIGYDEILDQYPNAATSFDPNDANQLNGYIGEDGREIYYETPKGAGAKVAYARANGLQGTIIWELTFDVSDPANSLLQAMNNELSGNSRQMANKLDLEEELFDVVSYPNPFTQSTKIMLNVKEEGAMELQLFNLQGRLLQSMHQDVESGNTVLEIEGAQLSSGIYLVKVQVGEQQVVKRIIKK; from the coding sequence ATGAACAACATCAGAAAGAAGTTCTTGATAGGACTTTCTGCATGGCTCATGTACATGATGCCAGCTATTGGAGTTTTCGGTCAAATTGACACGGGAAGTCCTTACTCTATTGCGGATCACGAAAAACAAGTGATTGGCTATGTTCCTAACTGGGATTCATGGAAAGGAGCAGATTTTAATATTCCAAAAGGAGCATTAAATCACTACAACATTGATTATTCTCAGTACACAATTCTTAATTTTTCTTTCTTTGGCGTGGCCGTTGACGGTTCAATGCACAGTGGAGATTTAAGAAACAAACAAATCTACCAAGATGGCCAAATTCAACAGCCTACAGATTTGTTACATCCAGATAAGTACTCAAGTCACGATCAAGCTATGGTCCTTGGTATTCCTCAAGAATTTTGGGGATGGGACGATGTACTATCAGAATTAGGTTATGAGCCAAATCCAGGTGGAGGTTACTTAGGTTGGGTAAAAACAGCTACAGGTGAAACAGGTAACTGGCCACTTACAGAATATCCTACTCCAGGCATGGTTGCTATAGCACATCAATATGGCATTAAAGTAATGGCTTCTATTGGTGGATGGTCTATGTGTAAGCATTTTCCAGAAATGGCAGCAGACCCTGTTAAAAAAGCACGTTTTATTCAAGATTGTGTCACTTTAGTAGAAGATTACGGGTTTGATGGTATTGATATTGACTGGGAATATCCAGGTCCATTTGCAGGAATGAACTTTATTGGTACTGAAGATGACTATCATAACTATACTTTATTGATGCAAGACATCCGTGAAGCAATTGGTCCTGATAGGTTAATTACTGCGGCGTTTAGTGCTTCTCCAACTAAATTAGAAAATTTGGAATGGAGTGAATTAAACAAAGTAATGGATTACTACAACATGATGACGTATGATTTTCATGGTGGATGGTCTGGAATTGCAGGTCATAATTCTCCTTTATATCCTTATGAAGGTGAAGAATGGGGCGAATTTTCATGGGATCAAACGTTCACTTACATGCGTGATCAATTAGGTATTGATACCGAAAAAATTAATATGGGAATGGCCTTTTATGGTCGTGGTGTAGTTGTAGATGGTACGCCAGGTGTTAATGCTCCAACTATTAAAAAAGATATAACTTTCTCTGTAGACGGACCAGTTTCTTCAGCAGCGGATATGAATCATTGGGGAGCAACAGAAGGGTCTCCTTATTATTTCCAAGTAAAAGAAGCAATTGCAAATGGCGGTTGGACAAAGCATTGGGATGATCAAGCAAAAGTACCTTACCTTACAAAAACAGAAAGTGGTGTAAGCTATTTCACAAGTTATGATGATGAAGAATCTATCAAATTAAAATCAGAATATATTACTGATAACAATATTGGAGGAGTAATTATCTGGCAAATGTTTACAGATTGGAATGTTGGACCAGAAACAAGTAAAATAGGTACTTATCCAATTTGCCCTGATACTAAACCTGAATTAGTACATGTAGTAAATAAAGTTTTTGCTGAAAATGCAGGACCTGTTAATCCAGCTCCAGTTATTACAATTACTGCAGAAACTACAATAGAACAAACGGAATTATCGGCGATTTCTTTCTCTTTCACAGCTTCTGATGATACTGGAATTAGTACAGTAGAAGCCACAGCAAATGGTGAAGTAGTTACGTTAACTTCATCTGAGGGAATTTACATGGGATCATTTGTTCCGACTGCATTCGGTGAGCAAATGATTAGTGTTACAGCTATAGATGATCAAGGAAAAAGTGCAACAAAAACAGCAAAAGTTGTTGTTGTAGACCCATCGGTACCAAATGTTGCTCCAACAATTTCTATTACTGCTCCTGCAGATGCTTCTGAGGTTGTACAAGCGTCATTATCAGCTATAGAGATTACTACAGAAGCTGCCGACGAAGATGGATCAATTGCAAGTGTAACTATTTCAGTAGATGGTCAATCATTTGATACAGCAACTGCATCATGGACACCTTCTGCTTTTGGTGAATATACAATTACAGCAATTGTAACAGATAACGAAGGAGAGACTGCAACAGCAACAGCAACAGTTACAATTACTGAAGAAACAACAACTGGAGGTGGATGTACTGCTGAAGAATACGCAGGTTACCCATCAATCTATAATTCAGGAGATGAAGTTAGTTTTGAAGGAGTGCTTTATGAAGCACAAGTAAATAATCTTTATAATGTAACTCCAGGATCAGCAGAACACTGGTGGAAAACGTTAGGTCCGTGTGAAGTAGGACCAATTGCTCCACAAGTAAGTTTTGTAACACCAACTGCAGAAACAATTCAAACAACATCTTTCCCGGTAAGTGTTAGTGTAGTAGCTAATGCAACAGATGAAGATGGTTCAGTTTCCACAATTGAATATGCTGTGAATGGAACATCTATAACAGAAGGCAATTACGATATCACTGCTCTAGGGGAATACAACTTTACTGTGATAGCTACTGATAATGATGGTCAAACAGCTACAGATCAAGTAAAAGTAACAGTAGTTGCACCTCAGCCTGTGGCTCCAACAGTAAGCTTTGCTACATTAAAAGATGAAAGTGTAATGGTTGAAACTTTACCATATACTTTAGATTTAACATCTAATAGTGCAGATGAAGACGGTAGTATAGTTTCTGTTGAAATTACAGTAAATGGAGAAGCAGTAAGTGAAACTACTTATGATGCAACAACATACGGTGAGTACACTATTGTAGCTACAGTTACAGATAATGATGGACAAACAGGGACAGTTCAAGCTACAGTTAATATTACAGAACCACAACCAATTGCACCAATAGTTTCTTTAACAACTCCAGTAGCAGGTAGTGTAGAAGTAGAAACATTGCCTTATTATATTTCTTTATCTTCAACTTCATCTGATGAAGATGGTGATATTACATCAGTAGTATATACTGTGAATGGAGTAGAAGTAGCAGAAGGAGATTATTCTGCAACAACATATGGAAGTTATGTAGTTGAAGTAACAGCTACTGATAACGATGGTTTAACAGCTTCAGCTCAGGCAACTGTAGTTCTTACAGAACCAGTTGATGTAGTAGATTGTCCTCATCCAACTTGGAATGCGGCTGATATTTATACAGGTGGAAATCAGGTTGTGCATGAAGGTAAAATTTATAGAGCAAAATGGTGGACTCAAGGTAATAATCCAAATGGAGGAGATCCTTGGGAAGACACAGGAGATGTATGTGGAAATGGAGGTCTTGGAGACATTGTTCCTGCTATAACATTCCTTCACCCATCAGGAGATACATACACTGCTTTAACTACAATTGATATTGAAGTGGAAGCTACTGATGAGAATGGAGTAGTATCAAATGTTACTTTAGAAGTAGATGGAGTTACTGTTAATGGAAATTCTACATCATTTACTCCAGTATCTTTTGGAACTTATGTAATTACTGCATCAGCAATTGATGATCAAAATAATACAACAATAGCGACAAAAACTGTAGAATTTACTTCATCAGCAGTAACAGATGTAAATGCAGACGGTACTATCAATATAACAGGTCCTTTTGCACCAGCACCAACAGGAGCACAACGTATTATTGGTTATGTACCTACTTGGAAAGGAAGTCCAGGAGATTTAGATTATTCTAAAGTAACTCACGTGAATGTTTCTTTCTTAGTGTACGATACAAAAGTTGGAGGTTCTTATACAGATGCTGATTTTGCTTCTGGAGAATATACGGCAGAATCTTTACATGTATTAGATTCACTATTACCGATTATTGTAACAAAAGCACATAGCCAAGGAGCAACAGTTTCTATTGCAGTAGGTGGAGCAGAAGATTATGGTTTCCTTAAATTAATGGAAGTATATCAAACAAATCCAGCGTCTATTTCTGCAGCAGCAGATAAGTTATTAGCTTATGTAGATCAGTACAATTTAGATGGTATTGATTTAGATATGGAATGCTGGTGGGCAGATCCTGCAATTCCTGGAACATCTGAACAAGGTGGTAGAAAACGTGGTACTGATAAGTGGAACGAAAATGTTGATCAAGGGGCACATCCTGCATCTTATGGCTTAACATTATTGGCTAAGAAATTACGTGCTAAGCGTCCATCTTTATTATTATCGTCAGCAGTATTTGCCACACCTTGGTATGGTAATAACTACGATGCCAATATGGTAGATTACCTAGATTGGTTAGGTTTAATGACGTATGATTTTACAGGTTCTTGGAACGATTCTCCAGTAGGTCCTCACTCATCTTTGTATGATGTTGATCAAAGTAAATACACAAAAGCATCTGCTGATAACCCTATTTATTCTGTTGAAACTTCGTTGAATTATTGGAGTGGAGATTGGGCTACATGGCAGGGATCTGGACATGGTGTTCACGAAAGTAAATTAGCTATTGGTGTTCCTTTCTATGGTTATGATTTATCTCAAACTAAAGCTGAGGCAGGTCAGGGAGCTAATGGATTTTACTTTATTGGTTATGATGAAATTCTTGATCAATATCCAAATGCAGCAACTTCTTTCGATCCAAATGATGCCAACCAGTTAAACGGATACATTGGTGAAGATGGTAGAGAAATCTATTACGAAACACCAAAAGGAGCAGGAGCAAAAGTAGCATATGCTAGAGCAAATGGATTACAAGGAACAATCATTTGGGAGCTAACATTTGATGTCTCGGATCCAGCAAACAGCTTATTACAGGCTATGAACAATGAATTATCAGGTAACTCAAGACAAATGGCTAATAAGCTAGATTTAGAAGAAGAGTTATTTGATGTAGTTTCTTACCCTAACCCATTCACTCAATCAACAAAAATAATGTTGAATGTGAAAGAGGAAGGAGCTATGGAATTACAATTGTTTAACCTACAAGGCCGTTTATTACAGTCTATGCATCAAGATGTTGAGAGTGGAAACACTGTCTTAGAAATTGAAGGTGCTCAATTATCTTCAGGAATTTACCTTGTGAAAGTTCAAGTAGGGGAACAACAAGTAGTAAAGAGAATTATTAAAAAATAG
- a CDS encoding ArsO family NAD(P)H-dependent flavin-containing monooxygenase — MNMKIYDVIIIGGGQAGLSVAYFLKKHNLDYLILDNNAEAGGSWLKVWDSLKLFSPGIYSSLSGWMIRPPKEEYPDKNEFISYMSDYEKRYDFPIKRPVNVTSVTHDGEYYHIQTDGDNYISRTVIGCTGTAANPKIPTYEGIEKFKGEQLHSVNYKNPEQLKGKKILIVGGGNSGAQIVSELTKTNKVQWATITPPTFLPDDVDGRYLFNNATQKYRSLLKGEVNKEEYSLADIVMIDSVKDARERGVLHARRSTFSFSSDGVIWEDGTSEAFDAVIWCTGFKANLSFLSDLNIVDNGEVKTNGTRVELLKGLWLVGYGNWTGFASATIYGVGKTAKNTVEEVIEYLINLKFG, encoded by the coding sequence ATGAATATGAAGATTTACGATGTTATTATTATCGGAGGAGGACAGGCAGGATTGTCAGTCGCTTACTTTCTGAAAAAACATAATTTAGATTATTTAATTTTAGATAATAATGCGGAAGCAGGTGGATCTTGGTTGAAAGTTTGGGATTCTCTCAAATTATTTTCTCCTGGTATATACTCTTCATTATCAGGCTGGATGATTCGTCCTCCTAAAGAAGAATATCCTGATAAGAATGAGTTTATTTCTTATATGTCTGATTATGAAAAAAGGTATGATTTCCCTATAAAAAGACCTGTTAATGTAACATCTGTAACTCATGATGGGGAGTATTATCATATACAAACTGATGGAGATAACTATATTTCTAGAACAGTAATAGGATGTACAGGTACTGCTGCCAACCCAAAGATTCCTACATATGAGGGAATAGAAAAATTTAAAGGTGAACAACTTCATTCTGTCAATTATAAAAATCCAGAGCAATTAAAAGGAAAAAAAATACTTATTGTTGGTGGCGGGAATAGTGGTGCTCAGATTGTATCAGAATTAACAAAGACCAATAAAGTACAATGGGCAACAATTACACCACCAACTTTTTTACCAGATGATGTAGATGGAAGGTACCTGTTTAATAATGCAACTCAAAAATATAGATCATTATTAAAAGGAGAAGTAAATAAGGAAGAGTATTCATTGGCAGACATTGTAATGATAGATTCGGTTAAAGATGCCAGGGAAAGAGGTGTTTTACATGCTAGACGTTCTACATTCTCGTTTAGCTCAGATGGTGTAATTTGGGAAGATGGTACTTCAGAAGCATTTGATGCAGTAATATGGTGTACAGGTTTTAAAGCAAACTTAAGTTTTTTATCAGATTTAAATATTGTTGATAACGGAGAAGTGAAAACAAATGGCACTAGAGTAGAGCTTTTAAAAGGGTTATGGTTAGTGGGTTATGGTAATTGGACGGGATTTGCATCTGCAACTATTTATGGTGTTGGAAAAACTGCAAAAAATACTGTAGAAGAAGTAATTGAATACCTTATTAATTTGAAATTTGGTTAG
- a CDS encoding BCCT family transporter — protein MKLSFNHLSLIISVVVASIFIVFPTTTTDVLNDIVNYLLITFDTFFLWTVSLILIICIGLILSPFAKNKLGGENAKTEFSTFSWVAMLFAAGMGSGLIFWGVAEPIYHLNSPINSAHDAVFALAITDFHWGLHAWAIYAFSGLIIGWFSYNEGREMTISASFTNKTSSVYQLFDVLAVVAILFGVAGTLANSIALIETGVQTIVSEEIGGLAFRFLLLTFISLVFISSSLSGLNKGVKYLSNFNVAFALLLLVTIAYLVGFSNVLVYAFNSSIAYIKALPTLSFVIAEGSESWSHGWTIIYFLWWISWAPFTGLFIARISKGRTIREFLIGVILYPTIITIIWFATFGGGGFLANNLEEIQAATNTNYTLGLFSLLNNFGIGNILGLLSIGLLTTFVITSADSAIYVTVLLTKKTSNSSKLIWSGVLIGISSALLIRNNVDLNKVIAITGAIPFVFILCAQGIRFLILINKKR, from the coding sequence ATGAAGTTGTCTTTTAATCATCTGTCATTAATTATCAGCGTTGTAGTTGCAAGCATATTTATAGTGTTTCCAACTACAACTACTGATGTTTTAAATGATATCGTTAACTATCTTTTAATCACTTTTGATACTTTTTTTTTATGGACTGTATCTCTTATTTTAATCATTTGTATTGGCCTTATCTTATCTCCATTTGCAAAGAATAAGTTGGGGGGAGAAAATGCGAAAACTGAATTTTCTACATTCTCATGGGTAGCAATGCTTTTTGCTGCAGGTATGGGAAGTGGATTGATATTCTGGGGAGTTGCAGAGCCAATATATCATTTAAATTCACCAATTAATAGTGCTCATGATGCTGTTTTTGCTTTAGCGATTACGGATTTTCACTGGGGGCTTCATGCATGGGCCATTTATGCATTTTCTGGTTTAATTATAGGTTGGTTTTCTTATAATGAAGGAAGAGAAATGACAATTTCAGCTTCATTTACGAACAAAACATCTTCAGTTTATCAACTATTTGATGTGTTAGCAGTTGTTGCTATACTATTTGGAGTAGCAGGTACATTGGCCAATTCAATAGCATTAATAGAAACAGGTGTTCAAACTATTGTGTCAGAAGAAATTGGAGGATTAGCATTTCGTTTTTTACTTCTTACATTTATTTCTTTAGTATTTATTTCATCATCATTAAGTGGTCTAAATAAAGGTGTTAAATATTTAAGTAATTTTAATGTAGCATTTGCTTTACTACTTTTAGTTACAATAGCTTATTTAGTTGGTTTTAGTAATGTGTTAGTCTATGCTTTCAATTCATCAATTGCTTATATTAAAGCATTACCCACTTTATCTTTTGTTATTGCAGAAGGTTCAGAAAGTTGGTCACATGGTTGGACAATAATTTATTTTCTGTGGTGGATATCTTGGGCTCCTTTTACAGGTTTATTCATTGCTCGTATTTCTAAAGGCAGAACCATAAGAGAATTTTTAATAGGCGTAATTTTATATCCTACAATTATTACTATAATATGGTTCGCAACATTTGGAGGAGGAGGCTTTTTAGCAAATAATTTAGAAGAAATACAAGCAGCCACAAATACAAACTATACCTTAGGGCTTTTTAGCTTATTAAATAATTTTGGAATCGGAAATATATTAGGTTTACTTTCGATTGGGCTGCTCACTACTTTTGTTATTACAAGTGCTGATTCTGCTATTTATGTTACTGTTTTACTAACAAAAAAAACATCTAATAGTAGTAAGTTAATTTGGAGTGGTGTATTAATAGGAATTAGTTCTGCGTTATTAATTCGGAACAATGTTGACTTAAATAAAGTTATTGCTATAACTGGTGCAATTCCGTTCGTTTTTATTTTATGTGCTCAAGGAATTAGATTTTTAATCTTAATAAATAAAAAAAGATGA
- a CDS encoding bifunctional metallophosphatase/5'-nucleotidase, which yields MKHSRREFIKHMAKGSALASAGFLLPANLLFAEDTPIKLTILHTNDTHSQIDPFGSSHKKYPNMGGVSKRKALIEAIRAEEENVLLLDAGDIFQGTPYFNFFKGEIEFKAMSEMKYDAATMGNHDFDIKVDGFTNALPHANFDFIVSNYDFKNTSLDGKTKPYKIINKGGVKIGIFGVCIALDGLVAKSCYQETVYQDGIDVAQEYTRILKQEEQCDLVICLSHLGYTAFTPTDYDDKILAAKTKDIDIIIGGHSHTFLDEPDVRKNAEGKDVVVTQVGYAGIKLGRVDFYFNSSKKNKLAWSTDSFKNYPLV from the coding sequence ATGAAACATTCTAGAAGAGAATTTATCAAACACATGGCAAAAGGTAGTGCTTTAGCAAGTGCTGGTTTTTTGTTGCCAGCTAACCTTTTATTTGCAGAGGACACACCAATAAAGTTAACAATTTTACATACAAACGACACACACAGTCAGATTGATCCTTTTGGCTCATCACATAAAAAATACCCTAATATGGGAGGTGTATCTAAAAGAAAAGCATTAATTGAAGCAATCAGAGCCGAAGAAGAAAATGTACTTTTATTGGATGCCGGAGATATATTTCAAGGAACACCTTACTTTAATTTTTTTAAAGGAGAAATAGAATTTAAGGCAATGTCAGAAATGAAGTATGATGCAGCTACAATGGGTAATCACGATTTTGATATAAAAGTAGATGGTTTTACAAATGCATTACCACATGCCAATTTCGATTTTATTGTTAGTAATTACGATTTTAAGAATACATCTCTTGATGGTAAAACAAAACCCTATAAAATTATTAATAAGGGTGGGGTGAAAATTGGTATTTTTGGTGTTTGTATTGCTTTAGATGGGCTTGTTGCAAAATCTTGTTATCAAGAAACAGTTTATCAAGATGGCATTGATGTAGCACAAGAATATACAAGAATATTAAAGCAAGAAGAACAATGCGATCTTGTTATTTGTCTTTCTCACTTAGGGTATACTGCTTTTACTCCAACAGATTATGATGACAAAATTCTAGCTGCGAAAACAAAAGATATTGATATAATAATTGGAGGGCACTCACATACATTTTTAGATGAGCCAGATGTGAGAAAAAATGCAGAAGGAAAAGATGTTGTAGTAACTCAAGTAGGGTATGCTGGAATTAAATTAGGCAGGGTAGATTTTTATTTCAATAGTTCAAAAAAGAATAAATTAGCTTGGTCAACAGATTCATTTAAAAATTACCCTTTGGTTTAA
- a CDS encoding 5'-nucleotidase C-terminal domain-containing protein, whose product MKKIPILLFILSIVSGCNTSNNVLDSSEYNSLPIDKTLTSNPKMDSVVAPYKSKLDAQMNQVISFTNEDLVISNPVGTLGNFVCDLSVEMAEKETGTSIDMCLMNNGGLRAPIFKGEITRRHVFKLMPFDNALYIVTMKGEAMKEMLIYIAERQEPTSGLKMGIKDNKPVKPIINGVPFDENKEYKVLTSDYLYNGGDKMYFFQKSIKVENVDLLIRDAIMEYTENHNPLVIDQSTRLYFL is encoded by the coding sequence ATGAAAAAAATACCAATTTTATTATTTATACTCTCAATAGTAAGTGGTTGTAATACTTCTAATAATGTATTAGACTCATCAGAATACAATTCATTACCAATTGATAAGACATTAACCTCTAATCCTAAAATGGACAGTGTTGTGGCTCCTTACAAATCAAAACTTGATGCACAGATGAATCAAGTGATTTCTTTTACAAATGAAGACCTGGTAATTAGTAATCCTGTAGGAACGTTAGGGAATTTTGTTTGTGATTTATCTGTAGAAATGGCTGAAAAGGAAACAGGTACTTCAATTGATATGTGTTTAATGAATAACGGAGGTTTACGAGCACCTATCTTTAAAGGGGAAATTACTAGAAGGCATGTGTTTAAATTAATGCCTTTTGATAATGCTTTATACATTGTTACAATGAAGGGAGAAGCTATGAAAGAAATGTTAATCTATATAGCGGAAAGACAAGAACCAACATCAGGCTTAAAGATGGGTATTAAAGATAATAAGCCAGTAAAACCTATTATTAATGGAGTGCCATTTGATGAAAATAAAGAGTATAAAGTATTAACCTCTGACTATTTATATAATGGTGGCGACAAAATGTATTTCTTCCAAAAATCTATTAAAGTTGAAAATGTGGATCTACTTATAAGAGATGCAATAATGGAATATACCGAAAACCATAATCCATTAGTAATAGATCAATCTACAAGATTATATTTCCTTTAA